One stretch of Sander lucioperca isolate FBNREF2018 chromosome 13, SLUC_FBN_1.2, whole genome shotgun sequence DNA includes these proteins:
- the scn4bb gene encoding sodium channel, voltage-gated, type IV, beta b, which produces MEVQWVGVEVPRLGPPHTAIGLIFSMLLGLWSVQALEMSVGKIPFLQAVNGSTVMLPCTYASCIGIEDLYFNWQFNDNGTMQKVCDSVIASETAVPHVNIYRERVEFVGKNHNNNVSILLWNITFEDGGQYTCFGRNPKEKGRNHSTIFTLIVVDELRVVDNTLTILIASAVGGGIAALMGFMLLKNFTLYVLAMLEEKNKECLVTSSGIDNTENGLSGSKADSKPTPKKK; this is translated from the exons ATGGAGGTCCAGTGGGTTGGGGTTGAAGTCCCGAGGCTGGGCCCTCCACACACAGCCATCGGCCTGATCTTCTCTATGCTGCTTG GCCTGTGGTCTGTTCAGGCCCTTGAAATGTCTGTAGGGAAGATTCCCTTCCTCCAAGCAGTGAATGGCAGCACAGTCATGTTGCCTTGTACATACGCCAGCTGTATCGGCATCGAGGACCTCTACTTCAACTGGCAATTCAATGACAATGGCACCATGCAGAAG GTGTGTGATTCAGTGATAGCGTCAGAGACGGCGGTGCCACATGTGAATATATATCGAGAGCGGGTGGAGTTTGTGGGGAAGAACCATAACAACAACGTCTCCATCTTGCTGTGGAACATCACCTTCGAGGACGGAGGCCAGTACACTTGTTTTGGACGCAACCCCAAAGAGAAGGGCAGAAACCACAGTACCATCTTCACCCTCATTGTGGTGGACGAGT TGAGGGTGGTGGACAACACACTGACCATCCTGATTGCTTCAGCTGTGGGCGGAGGCATCGCAGCATTAATGGGCTTCATGTTGCTCAAGAACTTCACTCTCTATGTTCTTGCCATGCTTGAAGAGAAAAA TAAGGAGTGCCTTGTAACTTCATCAGGGATTGACAACACAGAAAATGGCCTCTCAGGATCTAAAGCGGATTCAAAACCAAcaccaaaaaagaaatga
- the mpzl2b gene encoding myelin protein zero-like protein 2b — protein MFYPMYRIWPLLLLGGFVVPGVRRVGGIDIYTPKEVEAVNGTDVKLKCTFTSTQPVSIQSVTVSWNFRPMNSGSDESVFYYQDVPYPPMLGRFKGHAVWSGDIMKRDVSITLLNVPPTFNGTYICQVRNRPDVHGSNGEIFLRVVNKVSLSEISILAAAIGGSCAVILILLSIFVAVKFYRRKHMEPDTELQPPEHVWKDQTVL, from the exons ATGTTTTATCCTATGTATCGGATATGGCCTCTGCTTCTCCTGGGAGGATTCGTGGTGCCAG GGGTGCGACGTGTCGGTGGAATAGATATTTATACTCCGAAAGAAGTGGAAGCAGTCAATGGGACGGATGTGAAACTGAAGTGTACTTTCACTTCCACTCAGCCAGTGTCGATTCAGTCCGTCACAGTGTCCTGGAACTTCCGACCCATGAATTCAGGATCGGATGAGTCG gtCTTTTACTACCAGGACGTACCATACCCTCCCATGCTGGGGCGTTTTAAAGGGCACGCGGTGTGGTCTGGAGATATTATGAAACGGGACGTTTCCATCACCCTGCTCAATGTGCCTCCGACCTTTAATGGCACCTACATCTGCCAGGTGCGCAACCGTCCAGATGTGCACGGCAGCAATGGAGAGATCTTCCTCAGAGTCGTCAACAAAG TTTCCCTCTCTGAGATCAGCATCCTGGCAGCGGCAATTGGAGGCAGCTGTGCTGTAATCCTGATCCTCCTCAGTATCTTCGTGGCAGTGAAGTTCTACAGGAGAAAGCACATGGAACCCGACACTGAGCTGCAACCACCGGAACATGTGTGGAAGGACCAGACTGTGTTGTGA